A single region of the Nocardioides aquaticus genome encodes:
- a CDS encoding FtsX-like permease family protein, whose product MTGWVTGWRVPLRIARRDARRARGRTALALTLLALPVLAVTTADTLYATSSVSGAESVERRLGAAEARVELHGNGRAFQMFDPDDGSGWRGRGEADRDAVAAALGLEDLDAQTVRVREGSVRFDTDRGRADAQVLVTDLGDPLTAGMVELTSGRLPTSTDEVVVNARLDDRGPGVGQDLVLASGEALRIVGEAESAALVGQPFAASVPGSALEPRGVSSLLVGGDPVSWDKVRDLNALGATVVSRAVLLDPPPESELAPQVQAGMDVLDEAAVTAAVLIAVMVLIEVVLLAGPAFAVGARRQARTLALVSAAGGSPRDARRVVLGSGVVLGVGGSVIGVLGGLAAAWALRPVLQGYSTGRLGPYDVEPLHLAAVLVFGLVSALLAAAVPAWLASRQDVVAVLAGRRGDAAPSRRSPVVGLVLVALGAGLATYGARADQGGETAIAGAAIVCVLGMLLLVPVLVGAVARASRGLPLALRFAARDAARHRTRTVPAVAAVAATVAGVVALGIATSSDEAQSAAGYVAALPVGDAAVSLSYGPAGRNADAEEVRTALLSVLPAEAADRVEEVRGVVTDGFVELRAPGAGTLLSSTNGVLAGDLLVSEAGLPSFLRGVEPLSAQQQTRVDEVLAAGGVVALSNTGDPAVDEVRVVDHPGGRGDTERTTLPATTVPVELDQANAQGVISEAGAREAGLEVATTALVVRGGLSDEEAQDAKEVVAGLPGPAGLYVERGYQPPEEVRIFQLVLGGLGAVLMLGGTLTATFLALSDARPDLATLGAVGAAPRTRRAVAAAYALVVGAVGSVLGALVGLVPGIAVTYPLTRPIDYGFGTTGPAHYLDVPWLLLGVVVVGLPLLSALVVAVASRSRLPIVARLE is encoded by the coding sequence GTGACCGGCTGGGTCACCGGGTGGCGGGTCCCGCTGCGGATCGCGCGCCGTGACGCCCGCCGCGCGCGGGGTCGTACGGCCCTGGCCCTGACCCTGCTGGCGCTGCCCGTGCTCGCGGTCACCACCGCCGACACGCTCTACGCCACGAGCTCGGTGAGCGGCGCGGAGTCCGTGGAGCGGCGACTCGGTGCGGCCGAGGCCCGGGTCGAGCTGCACGGGAACGGGCGGGCCTTCCAGATGTTCGACCCCGACGACGGCTCGGGCTGGCGCGGCCGGGGCGAGGCCGACCGCGACGCCGTGGCGGCCGCGCTCGGCCTCGAGGACCTGGACGCGCAGACCGTACGGGTGCGGGAGGGGTCGGTGCGGTTCGACACCGACCGCGGCCGCGCCGACGCCCAGGTCCTCGTGACCGATCTCGGGGACCCGCTGACGGCCGGGATGGTCGAGCTGACCTCGGGTCGGTTGCCGACCTCGACCGACGAGGTCGTGGTCAACGCCAGGCTCGACGACCGGGGCCCGGGCGTGGGGCAGGACCTGGTCCTGGCGTCGGGTGAGGCGCTGCGCATCGTCGGCGAGGCCGAGTCCGCCGCGCTCGTCGGGCAGCCGTTCGCCGCCTCGGTGCCCGGCTCCGCGCTCGAGCCCCGGGGCGTGTCCTCGCTGCTCGTCGGTGGCGACCCGGTCTCGTGGGACAAGGTCCGCGACCTCAACGCGCTCGGGGCGACCGTGGTCTCGAGGGCCGTGCTCCTCGACCCGCCACCGGAGAGCGAGCTCGCGCCCCAGGTGCAGGCGGGGATGGACGTCCTCGACGAGGCCGCCGTCACCGCCGCGGTCCTGATCGCGGTGATGGTGCTGATCGAGGTGGTGCTGCTGGCCGGACCGGCCTTCGCCGTCGGTGCCCGCCGTCAGGCGCGGACCCTGGCGCTGGTCTCGGCGGCCGGCGGCTCGCCGCGGGACGCCCGCCGGGTCGTGCTCGGCTCCGGGGTCGTGCTCGGTGTCGGTGGGTCGGTGATCGGCGTCCTGGGCGGCCTCGCGGCCGCGTGGGCCCTGCGCCCCGTGCTCCAGGGCTACTCGACCGGCCGGCTCGGACCGTACGACGTCGAGCCGTTGCACCTGGCGGCCGTGCTGGTCTTCGGGCTGGTCAGCGCGCTGCTCGCGGCCGCGGTCCCGGCCTGGCTGGCATCGCGCCAGGACGTGGTGGCGGTGCTGGCCGGCCGGCGCGGGGATGCTGCGCCGTCGCGACGCTCGCCCGTGGTGGGCCTGGTCCTGGTGGCGCTGGGCGCCGGCCTGGCGACGTACGGGGCTCGCGCCGACCAGGGCGGCGAGACCGCGATCGCGGGGGCCGCCATCGTCTGCGTGCTCGGGATGCTGCTGCTGGTCCCGGTCCTGGTCGGCGCGGTCGCCCGGGCCTCGCGGGGGCTGCCGCTGGCCCTGCGGTTCGCAGCCCGGGACGCAGCCAGGCACCGGACCCGCACCGTGCCGGCGGTGGCCGCCGTGGCCGCCACGGTGGCCGGTGTGGTCGCGCTCGGGATCGCGACGAGCAGCGACGAGGCGCAGTCGGCGGCGGGCTACGTGGCGGCGCTGCCCGTCGGCGACGCCGCCGTCTCGCTGAGCTACGGCCCCGCGGGGCGCAACGCCGACGCCGAGGAGGTACGCACCGCGCTGCTCTCGGTGCTGCCGGCCGAGGCGGCCGACCGGGTGGAGGAGGTCCGGGGCGTGGTGACCGACGGCTTCGTCGAGCTGCGGGCGCCCGGTGCGGGCACCCTGCTGTCATCAACCAACGGCGTCCTCGCCGGTGACCTCCTGGTCAGCGAGGCCGGCCTGCCGTCCTTCCTGCGCGGGGTGGAACCCCTCTCGGCGCAGCAGCAGACCCGGGTCGACGAGGTGCTGGCCGCCGGTGGCGTCGTCGCCCTGAGCAACACCGGCGACCCCGCCGTCGACGAGGTGCGGGTGGTCGACCACCCGGGCGGGCGCGGCGACACCGAGCGCACCACGCTGCCGGCGACCACGGTGCCGGTGGAGCTCGACCAGGCCAACGCGCAGGGCGTCATCTCCGAGGCCGGGGCGCGCGAGGCCGGGCTCGAGGTGGCGACCACCGCACTGGTGGTCCGCGGCGGGTTGTCCGACGAGGAGGCGCAGGACGCGAAGGAGGTCGTCGCCGGGCTGCCCGGCCCCGCGGGCCTCTACGTCGAGCGCGGCTACCAGCCGCCCGAGGAGGTCCGCATCTTTCAGCTGGTGCTGGGCGGGCTCGGGGCCGTGCTGATGCTCGGCGGCACCCTCACCGCCACCTTCCTGGCGCTCTCCGACGCCCGCCCCGACCTCGCCACCCTCGGTGCCGTGGGCGCGGCACCGAGGACACGCCGCGCGGTGGCGGCGGCGTACGCGCTGGTGGTCGGCGCGGTCGGCTCGGTGCTCGGGGCCCTGGTGGGGCTGGTGCCGGGGATCGCGGTCACCTACCCGCTGACCCGGCCGATCGACTACGGGTTCGGCACGACGGGTCCGGCGCACTACCTCGACGTGCCGTGGCTGCTGCTCGGGGTGGTCGTGGTGGGCCTGCCGCTGCTGAGCGCCCTGGTGGTGGCGGTGGCGTCGCGCTCGCGGCTGCCGATCGTGGCGCGGCTGGAGTGA
- a CDS encoding ABC transporter ATP-binding protein has product MTAVLQLTDVTRVHGEGATEVRALVGVTFTAHAGELVAVMGPSGSGKSTLLTLAGGLDQATSGRVEVEGVDLGAAGQAERARLRRTAIGYVFQDFNLIPALTAAENVALPRELDGERRRPARAAALRALEEVGVADLADRFPDQMSGGQQQRVAIARAVVGERRLVLADEPTGALDTETGEEVLRLLRERCDAGAAAVMVTHEARHAAWADRVVFLRDGRVVDDTGAAPVDALLEPSAR; this is encoded by the coding sequence ATGACCGCCGTGCTGCAGCTGACCGACGTGACCCGCGTGCACGGGGAGGGCGCCACGGAGGTCCGCGCGCTGGTCGGGGTCACCTTCACCGCCCACGCCGGCGAGCTCGTCGCCGTGATGGGTCCCTCGGGCTCGGGCAAGTCGACCCTGCTGACCCTGGCCGGCGGGCTCGACCAGGCCACGTCCGGTCGCGTCGAGGTCGAGGGGGTCGACCTCGGCGCGGCCGGCCAGGCCGAGCGGGCCCGGCTGCGGAGGACGGCGATCGGCTACGTCTTCCAGGACTTCAACCTGATCCCGGCGCTGACCGCGGCGGAGAACGTCGCCCTGCCCCGCGAGCTCGACGGCGAGCGCCGTCGCCCGGCGCGTGCCGCGGCGCTGCGGGCGCTGGAGGAGGTGGGCGTCGCCGACCTCGCCGACCGCTTCCCCGACCAGATGTCGGGTGGCCAGCAGCAGCGGGTCGCGATCGCCCGGGCCGTGGTCGGCGAGCGCCGCCTGGTGCTGGCGGACGAGCCGACCGGGGCGCTGGACACCGAGACCGGCGAGGAGGTGCTGCGCCTGCTCCGCGAGCGCTGCGACGCGGGCGCCGCGGCGGTGATGGTGACCCACGAGGCCCGGCACGCCGCCTGGGCCGACCGGGTCGTCTTCCTGCGCGACGGCCGCGTCGTCGACGACACCGGGGCCGCCCCGGTCGACGCGCTGCTCGAGCCGAGCGCCCGGTGA
- a CDS encoding PadR family transcriptional regulator: MSVKQALLALLQEQPMYGYQLRVEFEQRTGATWPLNVGQVYTTLTRLERDGLVEGAGEDAEGHVVYRLTEQGGSEVAAWFTTPVARTQPPRDELAIKLALAVTVPGVDVGTVVQQQRSATMRALQDYTRLKRQAGDDLAWSLVVDSLIFAAEAEVRWLDHCEARLRRAAIEGRHAAGRRAAEAVEAVDDAARPGRGVRP; the protein is encoded by the coding sequence GTGTCGGTCAAGCAGGCGCTGCTGGCGCTGCTCCAGGAGCAGCCGATGTACGGCTACCAGCTGCGGGTGGAGTTCGAGCAGCGCACCGGGGCGACCTGGCCGCTCAACGTCGGGCAGGTCTACACGACGCTGACCCGGCTCGAGCGCGACGGCCTCGTCGAGGGCGCCGGCGAGGACGCCGAGGGCCACGTCGTCTACCGGCTCACCGAGCAGGGCGGCAGCGAGGTCGCCGCGTGGTTCACCACGCCGGTGGCCCGCACCCAGCCCCCGCGTGACGAGCTGGCGATCAAGCTGGCGCTGGCCGTGACCGTGCCGGGCGTCGACGTCGGCACCGTGGTGCAGCAGCAGCGCTCGGCGACGATGCGCGCCCTGCAGGACTACACCCGGCTCAAGCGGCAGGCCGGCGACGACCTGGCGTGGTCGCTGGTCGTCGACTCCCTGATCTTCGCCGCCGAGGCCGAGGTGCGCTGGCTCGACCACTGCGAGGCGAGGCTGCGCCGGGCGGCGATCGAGGGCCGGCACGCCGCCGGGAGGCGTGCCGCCGAGGCCGTCGAGGCCGTCGACGACGCCGCCCGTCCTGGCCGCGGGGTGCGGCCGTGA
- a CDS encoding RDD family protein, with amino-acid sequence MSYDAPQPPPQQPYGQPSSPYGQQPGPYGQQANPYGGGPYDTPAGHGAPYAHWGKRVGSSLVDGLVMLPFFVLAVVFFVMSREETATQTFVDANGEQVAFGTDVSFNGPFLWLAVLLYLGAIVFGIWNVVFRQGRTGRSLGKSALGTILLKEETGRPLGAGMTFVRQLCHVLDGFFYLGYLWPLWDAKRQTFADKIVGTVVLDQPKG; translated from the coding sequence ATGTCCTACGACGCTCCCCAGCCTCCGCCGCAGCAGCCCTACGGCCAGCCCAGCTCGCCGTACGGACAGCAGCCGGGCCCGTACGGCCAGCAGGCCAACCCCTACGGCGGCGGGCCGTACGACACCCCCGCCGGTCACGGCGCGCCGTACGCCCACTGGGGCAAGCGGGTCGGGTCGTCGCTCGTCGACGGGCTGGTGATGCTGCCGTTCTTCGTCCTGGCCGTGGTCTTCTTCGTGATGTCGCGCGAGGAGACGGCGACCCAGACCTTCGTCGACGCCAACGGCGAGCAGGTCGCGTTCGGGACCGACGTCAGCTTCAACGGCCCGTTCCTGTGGCTGGCCGTCCTGCTCTACCTGGGCGCGATCGTCTTCGGGATCTGGAACGTGGTCTTCCGCCAGGGCCGCACCGGCCGCTCGCTCGGGAAGAGCGCCCTGGGCACGATCCTGCTCAAGGAGGAGACCGGCCGCCCGCTGGGCGCCGGGATGACCTTCGTGCGCCAGCTCTGCCACGTCCTCGACGGCTTCTTCTACCTCGGCTACCTCTGGCCGCTGTGGGACGCCAAGCGCCAGACCTTCGCCGACAAGATCGTCGGCACCGTCGTGCTGGACCAGCCGAAGGGCTGA